The proteins below come from a single Drosophila kikkawai strain 14028-0561.14 unplaced genomic scaffold, DkikHiC1v2 scaffold_191, whole genome shotgun sequence genomic window:
- the LOC138929429 gene encoding histone H3 yields the protein MARTKQTARKSTGGKAPRKQLATKAARKSAPATGGVKKPHRYRPGTVALREIRRYQKSTELLIRKLPFQRLVREIAQDFKTDLRFQSSAVMALQEASEAYLVGLFEDTNLCAIHAKRVTIMPKDIQLARRIRGERA from the coding sequence ATGGCCCGTACCAAGCAGACCGCTCGCAAATCGACTGGTGGCAAGGCGCCACGCAAACAACTGGCAACCAAGGCCGCTCGCAAGAGTGCCCCAGCCACCGGTGGTGTGAAGAAGCCCCATCGCTATCGCCCCGGAACTGTGGCTCTGCGTGAGATCCGTCGCTACCAGAAGAGTACCGAGCTGCTGATCCGCAAGCTGCCTTTCCAGCGCTTGGTGCGTGAAATCGCTCAGGACTTCAAGACTGACCTGCGCTTCCAGAGCTCGGCCGTGATGGCTCTGCAGGAAGCTAGCGAAGCCTACCTGGTTGGTCTCTTTGAAGATACCAACTTGTGTGCCATCCACGCCAAGCGAGTCACAATCATGCCCAAGGACATCCAGCTGGCCCGTCGTATCCGTGGCGAGCGTGCTTAA
- the LOC138929442 gene encoding histone H4 encodes MTGRGKGGKGLGKGGAKRHRKVLRDNIQGITKPAIRRLARRGGVKRISGLIYEETRGVLKVFLENVIRDAVTYTEHAKRKTVTAMDVVYALKRQGRTLYGFGG; translated from the coding sequence atgaCTGGTCGCGGTAAAGGAGGCAAAGGCTTGGGAAAAGGTGGCGCCAAGCGTCATCGCAAAGTGCTGCGTGATAACATCCAGGGTATCACAAAGCCAGCCATCCGTCGTCTGGCTCGGCGTGGCGGCGTGAAGCGCATTTCGGGACTCATTTACGAGGAAACCCGTGGTGTTCTGAAGGTGTTTTTGGAGAACGTGATCCGTGATGCCGTCACCTACACTGAACACGCCAAGAGGAAGACCGTCACAGCCATGGACGTCGTCTACGCCCTGAAGAGACAAGGCCGCACCCTGTACGGTTTCGGCGGTTAA